A window of candidate division KSB1 bacterium contains these coding sequences:
- a CDS encoding D-cysteine desulfhydrase family protein, which yields MRFPERVPLAHLPTPLHKLARLSEELGGPEIYLKRDDLTGIVETGNKIRKLEFLLAEAQQQGCQVLITCGGAQSNHARATAVAAARSRLKCHLVLRDSIGSEFDGNLLLDRLVGAEIKFITPQEYEQVDDIMARLAETYVAQGLKPYVIPEGGSNALGSLGYVIAMQEMAEQAAAQGLHFDHLVCAVGSGGTLAGMLLGRHLYGLAGQVHGINVCDDARYFQNRVSNILRSARRKFGFKLNLQSQDISIIDGYVGKGYGLSRQEEIDLIKHVAQCEGIILDPVYTGKAMFGLVDQIRQGRFQAGEKILFWHTGGIFGLFPKKALFF from the coding sequence ATTCGTTTTCCTGAAAGAGTCCCTCTGGCGCACCTGCCGACGCCGCTGCACAAGCTGGCGCGCTTGAGCGAGGAGCTGGGTGGTCCGGAGATTTACCTGAAACGCGATGATCTCACCGGCATCGTCGAGACCGGCAACAAGATCCGAAAACTGGAATTCCTGCTCGCCGAGGCGCAACAGCAGGGCTGCCAGGTGTTGATCACCTGCGGCGGCGCACAGTCGAATCATGCGCGCGCCACTGCGGTGGCGGCAGCACGCAGCCGTCTGAAGTGCCACCTGGTCCTGCGCGATTCCATCGGCAGTGAATTCGACGGCAATCTGCTGCTCGACCGGCTGGTGGGCGCAGAGATCAAATTCATCACGCCGCAGGAGTATGAGCAGGTCGATGACATCATGGCCAGGCTGGCGGAAACATACGTGGCGCAGGGCCTCAAGCCTTACGTCATTCCGGAAGGCGGCTCCAATGCGTTGGGCTCGCTCGGCTATGTCATTGCCATGCAGGAGATGGCGGAGCAGGCAGCGGCGCAGGGGCTGCACTTCGATCACCTGGTTTGTGCGGTGGGCTCGGGCGGCACGCTGGCTGGCATGCTGTTGGGCCGGCACCTGTACGGTCTGGCGGGCCAGGTTCACGGCATCAATGTGTGCGATGATGCGCGCTATTTTCAAAACCGCGTATCCAACATTTTGCGCAGCGCACGCCGCAAGTTCGGCTTCAAGTTGAACCTGCAAAGCCAGGACATCAGCATCATCGACGGCTACGTGGGCAAGGGCTACGGCCTCAGCCGCCAGGAGGAAATCGACTTGATCAAACACGTGGCGCAATGCGAGGGCATCATTCTCGATCCGGTCTACACCGGCAAGGCGATGTTTGGGCTGGTTGACCAGATTCGGCAGGGGCGCTTTCAGGCGGGGGAAAAAATCCTGTTCTGGCACACCGGCGGCATTTTTGGATTGTTTCCCAAAAAGGCGCTGTTTTTTTAG
- a CDS encoding CBS domain-containing protein — translation MDTVGNLVAGREVYTVQAGQSIYEVVHYMVEKNVGAVAVLEGDRVVGIFSERDLMKRVVAPELKPREVPVKEVMTRNLITAAPQESYETCLARMQKHSIRHLVVADGDRIVGIISLRDLMTIDLQQKSAEIQMMHAYLHYVPPVVG, via the coding sequence ATGGACACAGTTGGCAATCTCGTGGCAGGCCGGGAGGTGTACACTGTGCAGGCCGGACAAAGCATTTATGAAGTGGTCCACTACATGGTGGAGAAGAACGTCGGCGCCGTGGCGGTGCTGGAGGGCGATCGTGTGGTGGGCATTTTCTCCGAGCGGGATTTGATGAAACGTGTGGTCGCCCCGGAGTTGAAACCGCGCGAGGTGCCGGTGAAAGAGGTGATGACCCGCAATCTCATCACCGCCGCGCCCCAGGAAAGCTACGAGACCTGTCTGGCGCGCATGCAAAAACACAGCATTCGACACCTGGTGGTTGCCGACGGCGATCGCATCGTCGGCATCATCTCCCTGCGCGACTTGATGACAATCGACCTGCAGCAAAAGTCTGCTGAGATTCAAATGATGCATGCCTATCTGCATTACGTGCCCCCCGTTGTGGGATGA
- a CDS encoding aconitate hydratase, giving the protein MIFDFDMIQRVYAGLPAKVAAGRKLFGRPLTLTEKILCAHFAEVPGEAPVRKKSYVNLSPDRVAMQDATAQMALLQFMSAGLPRTVVPTTVHCDHLIQARLGAAADLARAQNENREVYDFLASVSNKYGIGFWKPGAGIIHQVVLENYAFPGGMMIGTDSHTPNAGGLGMIAIGVGGADAVDVMAGIPWELKWPGIIGVHLKGKMNGWTSPKDVILRVAGILTVKGGTNHIIEYFGEGARAISATGKATITNMGAEIGATTSLFPFDDRMETYLRATNRAAVAEAARRIAEHLVPDPEVLRAPEKYYDRVIEIDLTTLEPHVNGPLTPDLARPVSQMAVAVKENNYPDEIKVALIGSCTNSSYEDIERAASIARQALNKGLKVKSKFTITPGSEQIRATIARDGQLQLLTAIGGEVLANACGPCIGMWSRDDIKPGERNTIINSYNRNFAKRNDDNPNTLAFVASPEIVTAYALAGRLSFNPLTDFLVNDRGEKVKLEPPTGVELPARGFDPGDSGYVAPAADGSQVQVIIDPRSDRLQALSPFPAWEGTDLLAMPVLVKAKGKCTTDHISPAGKWLRYRGHLDNISNNLFSGAINAFSGEPGKGRNLFTGEVKTFAEIARAYKAMMTQGRIPGWVAIGDENYGEGSSREHAAMEPRWLGGRAVITRSFARIHETNLKKQGILALTFSNPADYDLIREDDRVSITGLQTFAPGKPLKLIIHHADGTTHECELQHSYNETAIAWFRAGSALNLISKTAARPATAPAP; this is encoded by the coding sequence ATGATTTTCGATTTTGACATGATTCAGCGTGTGTATGCGGGGCTGCCGGCAAAAGTGGCGGCCGGCCGCAAATTGTTTGGCCGCCCCCTGACCCTGACCGAAAAAATTCTGTGTGCCCATTTTGCCGAAGTTCCCGGGGAAGCGCCCGTTCGCAAGAAGTCTTACGTCAATCTCTCCCCGGATCGCGTTGCGATGCAGGATGCCACAGCACAAATGGCACTGCTGCAGTTCATGAGTGCCGGTCTGCCCAGAACCGTGGTGCCCACCACCGTGCATTGTGATCATCTCATCCAGGCCCGGCTGGGTGCTGCTGCGGATTTGGCGCGCGCACAAAACGAAAACCGCGAGGTGTATGATTTCCTGGCGAGTGTTTCGAACAAGTATGGCATCGGCTTTTGGAAGCCGGGCGCCGGTATCATTCACCAGGTCGTGCTGGAAAATTACGCCTTCCCCGGCGGCATGATGATCGGCACCGACTCCCACACGCCCAATGCCGGCGGTCTAGGCATGATCGCCATTGGCGTGGGCGGCGCCGATGCGGTGGACGTGATGGCCGGCATCCCGTGGGAGTTGAAATGGCCCGGCATCATCGGCGTGCATCTCAAGGGCAAAATGAACGGCTGGACCTCCCCCAAGGATGTGATTCTGCGGGTGGCTGGCATCCTGACGGTGAAGGGCGGCACCAATCATATCATCGAATATTTTGGCGAAGGGGCGCGTGCCATCAGCGCCACCGGCAAGGCCACCATCACCAACATGGGTGCGGAAATCGGCGCCACCACCTCGCTGTTCCCCTTCGACGACCGCATGGAAACCTATCTGCGCGCCACCAACCGCGCCGCGGTGGCGGAAGCGGCGCGCCGCATTGCCGAGCACCTCGTGCCGGATCCCGAAGTGTTGCGAGCCCCGGAGAAGTACTATGACCGTGTCATAGAAATCGATCTCACCACCCTCGAACCGCATGTGAATGGTCCGCTCACGCCGGATCTGGCGCGCCCGGTATCGCAGATGGCTGTCGCCGTCAAGGAGAACAATTATCCGGATGAAATCAAAGTGGCGTTGATCGGCAGTTGCACGAATTCCTCCTATGAAGACATCGAGCGGGCTGCCAGTATCGCCCGCCAAGCCTTGAACAAGGGCCTCAAAGTCAAGTCCAAGTTCACCATCACACCCGGCTCCGAGCAGATTCGCGCCACCATTGCGCGGGACGGGCAGTTGCAGTTGCTGACCGCGATCGGAGGGGAGGTGCTGGCCAACGCCTGCGGCCCCTGCATCGGCATGTGGAGCCGGGATGACATCAAGCCGGGCGAACGCAATACCATCATCAACTCCTACAACCGCAATTTTGCCAAACGCAATGACGACAATCCCAACACCCTGGCGTTTGTCGCCAGCCCGGAGATTGTCACCGCATATGCCCTGGCCGGACGGCTGAGTTTCAATCCGCTCACCGATTTCCTGGTGAATGACCGGGGTGAAAAAGTGAAGCTCGAACCGCCCACCGGTGTCGAACTGCCCGCCCGTGGTTTTGATCCGGGCGATTCCGGATACGTGGCACCCGCGGCGGATGGTTCGCAGGTGCAGGTGATTATCGACCCCCGGAGCGACCGCCTGCAGGCTCTCTCGCCCTTTCCGGCATGGGAGGGCACGGATCTGCTGGCGATGCCGGTGCTGGTCAAAGCCAAAGGCAAATGCACCACCGATCACATCTCGCCCGCCGGCAAATGGCTGAGGTACCGCGGCCATCTGGACAACATCTCGAACAACCTGTTCAGCGGCGCGATCAATGCGTTTTCCGGCGAGCCGGGCAAGGGCCGCAACCTTTTCACCGGTGAAGTCAAGACCTTTGCCGAAATCGCGCGTGCCTACAAGGCGATGATGACGCAGGGCAGGATCCCCGGCTGGGTCGCCATCGGCGACGAGAATTATGGCGAGGGCTCATCGCGTGAACACGCCGCGATGGAGCCGCGCTGGCTCGGCGGCCGTGCAGTGATCACACGCAGCTTCGCGCGCATTCATGAAACCAACCTTAAAAAGCAGGGCATTCTGGCGCTCACTTTCAGCAACCCGGCGGATTATGATTTGATCCGTGAAGACGATCGTGTTTCGATCACGGGGTTGCAGACCTTCGCGCCCGGCAAACCCTTGAAGCTGATCATACACCATGCCGATGGCACCACGCACGAATGCGAGCTGCAGCATTCCTACAATGAGACGGCCATTGCCTGGTTCCGCGCCGGCAGTGCATTGAACCTGATCAGTAAAACAGCGGCGCGACCGGCAACTGCGCCGGCGCCATGA
- a CDS encoding MTH1187 family thiamine-binding protein: protein MLAEFRIVPVGSGEEIKELTARAVAIVEKSELDYQLTAMGTLLEGEWEEILFVIQKCHEEIKKFAPRVITEITIDDRKDMTGRLKGNVLEVEYVRGKSLQTGGLT, encoded by the coding sequence ATGCTCGCCGAGTTTCGCATTGTTCCCGTGGGAAGCGGAGAAGAAATCAAAGAACTGACTGCCCGGGCCGTGGCGATTGTTGAGAAGAGTGAACTGGATTATCAACTGACAGCCATGGGCACGCTGCTGGAGGGGGAGTGGGAGGAAATCCTGTTCGTCATCCAGAAATGTCATGAAGAGATCAAGAAGTTTGCGCCGCGGGTGATCACGGAAATTACCATTGATGATCGCAAGGACATGACCGGCCGGCTCAAAGGCAATGTCCTGGAGGTGGAATATGTGCGGGGCAAGTCACTGCAAACCGGCGGCTTGACCTGA
- a CDS encoding phosphodiester glycosidase family protein — MTLPYRPARCLLPFLLPLSLAAQALEGLVFTREVGPGVKHHRWYRAAGPWAIEVVAFDYHHPALRLETVRAADKGLELTSRMASRAESNSSRVVAALNGDFFTPQGRPLNLQISNGEIVNGSYPRSVLAVSRSGEPVIAITELSGKVITRRAGSHPLAGINRERGENEIILYNRFFGSHTNTNRHGREVALRLLTTFTVNDSVATLVMPASSASGNSALSDSVYVLSAHGTAANWLARAVAAGDTIKLFWQLPQIPLPVRAAIGGTPRLIRDGKISIESEIEFNRAGFATERHPRSAVGFDEKNHRMYFVVVDGRQPGYSVGMTLAELANFLSELGCTQAINLDGGGSSTLVVRGEVVNRPSDLTGERPVANALLLLCSAQGTTPAYLKISPPRVEALAGDSVRFRISLTDSFFNPIAIAPAAITWRVPPALGKNGANGIFWAGTKVDSGFVVVTNGVISDSAWVVVHQPAGLELHPPRATVKPGQAQRFLGYLTTTSGRRLPLAGPRLSWQVQPQSGTVTAGGTVVATTPGTYRVTATYQSTTATLTASAEVTVETGGKQP, encoded by the coding sequence GTGACGCTTCCATACAGACCTGCTCGCTGTCTTCTCCCCTTTCTTCTGCCTCTCTCCCTGGCGGCACAGGCTTTGGAAGGCCTGGTGTTCACACGCGAGGTTGGTCCGGGCGTGAAACATCACCGGTGGTATCGTGCCGCCGGACCCTGGGCCATCGAAGTGGTGGCCTTCGATTATCACCATCCTGCACTCCGCCTCGAGACGGTGCGCGCGGCGGACAAAGGGCTGGAGTTGACCAGCCGCATGGCCAGCCGCGCAGAGAGCAACAGCAGCCGGGTGGTGGCGGCGCTTAATGGCGACTTTTTCACCCCCCAGGGTCGTCCGCTCAATTTGCAAATCAGCAACGGCGAAATCGTTAATGGCAGCTATCCGCGTTCGGTGCTGGCGGTCAGCCGCTCCGGCGAGCCGGTGATTGCCATCACCGAGTTGTCGGGAAAGGTGATCACGCGACGTGCCGGCTCCCATCCGCTGGCGGGGATCAACCGCGAACGTGGCGAGAACGAGATCATCCTGTACAACCGCTTTTTTGGCAGTCACACCAACACCAATCGCCACGGCCGCGAGGTGGCTTTGCGCCTGCTGACCACCTTCACTGTCAATGACAGTGTCGCCACGCTGGTCATGCCGGCGTCCTCGGCAAGCGGCAACAGCGCACTGTCCGACAGTGTGTATGTGCTGTCGGCGCATGGCACGGCCGCGAACTGGCTGGCGCGGGCGGTGGCAGCGGGCGATACCATCAAACTTTTTTGGCAGCTTCCCCAGATTCCCCTGCCGGTGCGGGCGGCCATCGGTGGCACGCCGCGGCTGATCCGCGACGGCAAAATCTCAATTGAGAGCGAAATCGAATTCAATCGTGCCGGTTTTGCCACCGAACGCCATCCGCGCTCGGCAGTGGGCTTCGATGAAAAAAATCATCGCATGTATTTCGTGGTGGTGGATGGCCGGCAGCCGGGCTACAGCGTCGGGATGACGCTCGCCGAGCTGGCGAATTTTCTCAGTGAATTGGGTTGCACCCAGGCAATCAATCTCGATGGCGGCGGCTCCAGCACACTGGTGGTGCGCGGTGAAGTGGTCAACCGCCCCAGCGATCTCACTGGCGAACGGCCGGTGGCCAACGCCCTCCTGCTGCTGTGCAGTGCCCAGGGCACCACACCCGCTTACTTGAAGATCTCACCGCCGCGCGTCGAAGCATTGGCGGGTGATTCCGTGCGCTTTCGCATCTCACTGACCGACAGTTTCTTCAATCCCATCGCCATTGCGCCGGCAGCGATCACCTGGCGGGTGCCGCCGGCGCTGGGAAAAAACGGGGCCAATGGCATATTTTGGGCGGGGACAAAAGTGGACTCCGGCTTCGTGGTGGTGACGAACGGTGTGATCAGCGACTCGGCCTGGGTGGTGGTGCATCAACCGGCAGGGCTCGAACTGCATCCACCCCGCGCCACGGTGAAACCCGGTCAGGCGCAACGCTTCCTGGGCTACCTCACCACCACCAGCGGCAGGCGCCTGCCGCTGGCGGGGCCACGACTGAGTTGGCAAGTGCAACCGCAGAGTGGAACAGTTACCGCCGGCGGCACCGTGGTCGCGACAACGCCGGGAACTTATCGCGTCACCGCAACTTACCAGAGCACGACAGCGACGCTCACGGCAAGCGCAGAAGTGACGGTGGAAACGGGTGGCAAACAGCCGTGA
- a CDS encoding D-aminoacylase, giving the protein MILRRLFIFLLMLVACAPQPQYDLIIRNGMIYDGSGATPLAGDVAINADTIAAIGQLAPVAARQEIDAGGLAVAPGFINMLSWATVSLLADGCSQSDIRQGVTLEIFGEGWSEGPLNEKMKQEVLEQQGDLRYEVEWTTLGEYLEHLERRGVSTNIASFVGATTVRIHELGYENRAPSPEELERMKALVRQAMAEGALGVASSLIYAPAFYAQTEELIELCKVAAEYGGIYISHLRSEGNRLLEAVDELITIARAAGLPAEIYHLKAAGRSNWHKMDEVIAKIEAARARGLRITADMYNYTAGATGLDAAMPPWVQEGGYQAWAQRLRDPAQRRRVLVEMTTPSDAWENLLLHAGADNVLLVGFKTDSLKYLTGQSLAQVAQRRGKSPAETAIDLVIQDGSRVEAVYFLMSEENLRKQMQQPWVSFCSDAASQAPEGDFLKSSVHPRAYGNFARLLGKYVREEGVLTLPEAIRRLTSLPADNLGLSRRGRLAQGCFADVVVFDPATIQDHATYAEPQRYATGVRHVFVNGVQVLRDGEHTGARPGRVVRGRGWKGQGSARYR; this is encoded by the coding sequence ATGATTCTGCGGAGGCTGTTCATCTTTCTGCTCATGCTTGTGGCATGTGCGCCGCAACCGCAGTACGATCTCATCATTCGCAATGGCATGATTTACGACGGCAGTGGTGCCACGCCCCTTGCCGGTGATGTGGCCATCAATGCCGATACCATTGCGGCCATTGGCCAGCTTGCACCTGTCGCCGCCCGCCAGGAGATCGACGCCGGCGGCCTGGCGGTGGCGCCCGGCTTCATCAACATGTTGAGCTGGGCCACCGTCAGTCTGCTTGCCGACGGCTGCTCACAGAGTGACATCCGGCAGGGCGTGACACTGGAGATTTTCGGCGAAGGGTGGTCGGAGGGGCCGCTCAATGAAAAGATGAAGCAGGAAGTGCTCGAACAGCAGGGCGACCTCCGTTACGAAGTGGAGTGGACAACGCTGGGCGAATATCTCGAACATCTCGAGCGCCGCGGCGTGTCCACCAACATTGCCTCTTTCGTGGGCGCGACCACCGTGCGCATCCACGAGCTGGGCTATGAGAACCGTGCCCCTTCTCCGGAGGAACTGGAGCGAATGAAGGCTTTGGTGCGGCAGGCGATGGCAGAAGGTGCACTCGGCGTGGCCTCTTCATTGATCTATGCGCCCGCCTTCTATGCGCAGACGGAAGAGTTGATTGAATTGTGCAAAGTGGCGGCGGAATATGGCGGCATCTACATCTCCCATTTGCGCAGCGAGGGCAACCGCTTGCTGGAAGCGGTGGACGAGTTGATCACCATTGCGCGCGCTGCCGGCCTGCCCGCGGAGATTTATCATCTCAAGGCCGCCGGCCGCAGCAACTGGCACAAGATGGATGAGGTGATCGCCAAAATCGAGGCGGCCCGTGCCCGGGGTTTGCGCATCACGGCGGACATGTACAACTACACTGCCGGCGCCACCGGCCTGGATGCCGCCATGCCGCCGTGGGTGCAGGAGGGCGGCTACCAGGCATGGGCGCAGCGTCTGCGCGATCCTGCGCAGCGCCGCCGCGTGCTCGTTGAAATGACCACCCCCAGTGATGCCTGGGAAAATCTCCTGCTGCATGCCGGCGCGGACAATGTTCTGCTGGTGGGATTCAAGACGGATTCGCTGAAGTATCTCACCGGACAGTCGCTGGCACAAGTGGCCCAGCGGCGCGGCAAATCGCCAGCGGAGACCGCCATTGATCTCGTCATTCAAGATGGCAGCCGTGTTGAGGCGGTCTATTTTCTCATGTCGGAGGAGAATCTCAGGAAGCAGATGCAGCAGCCGTGGGTGAGCTTTTGCTCGGATGCAGCCTCGCAGGCGCCCGAGGGTGATTTCCTGAAGTCGAGTGTGCATCCGCGTGCCTATGGCAACTTCGCGCGGCTGCTGGGGAAGTATGTGCGGGAGGAGGGCGTGCTCACTTTGCCGGAGGCCATTCGGCGGTTGACTTCCCTGCCGGCGGACAATCTTGGTTTGTCACGGCGGGGCAGGCTCGCACAAGGTTGCTTTGCCGATGTGGTGGTGTTCGATCCGGCGACCATCCAGGATCATGCCACCTATGCGGAGCCGCAGCGATACGCCACCGGCGTGCGCCATGTTTTCGTCAATGGGGTGCAGGTTCTGCGCGACGGCGAGCATACCGGCGCACGGCCGGGGCGGGTGGTGCGCGGCCGGGGGTGGAAGGGACAAGGAAGTGCGAGGTACAGATGA